A stretch of the Taeniopygia guttata chromosome 3, bTaeGut7.mat, whole genome shotgun sequence genome encodes the following:
- the LOC121469741 gene encoding uncharacterized protein: MAAHMSPIREKYQKPPHCAQLAVAVAFVILWLQAADGWIVQQPKENVWVTLAKSLQQDNLCLAMGSVDNPLSTCLVGVPLVADDWPVFNSDLLRTTGKRPNPVDTWDEWTKILSNSKEEPQELDLLGSSHAEYCIKFYYRRPSQNWHGLDLAKNTYRKDVTPLSKKYNSQTWCNYTSQVISVSSTCPKVLPKGMFLICGDRVWSGIPSQLQGGPCSLGKLATLTPNKTQILEWRKEKQLARKKRSYNQFDSNCDSQLYNWGKTKRIAASIFLPWYAAAKALGELSHLECWVNKNANATSAALSDLLADEQTTRHATLQNRAAIDFLLLAHDHSCEDFDGLCCFNLSSRSKSIQAHIKQIREQVKDLKTENPSAADPVDKTFSQWGIPGWAAPIVKGLIWILVIIFLIFVALAIFKHYLVKTFGTAFLVNKDGGDVGGGVVGDLPALPWEATDV, translated from the coding sequence ATGGCTGCCCACATGTCACCGATCCGGGAGAAATACCAGAAACcgccccactgcgcccagctggccgtcgccgtggcCTTTGTCATCTTGTGGCTGCAAGCGGCGGACGGTTGGATCGTTCAGCAGCCGAAGGAGAATGTGTGGGTCACGCTCGCtaagtccttgcagcaggacaaTCTGTGTTTGGCCATGGGCAGTGTGGACAATCCCCTGTCCACATGCCTGGTGGGGGTTCCCCTGGTTGCCGACGATTGGCCAGTTTTCAACTCCGACCTACTCCGAACCACGGGTAAGAGACCTAACCCGGTCGACACTTGGGACGAATGGACCAAAATTCTGTCAAACAGTAAAGAGGAACCCCAAGAATTGGACTTGCTGGGGTCCTCTCACGCAGAATACTGCATCAAATTTTATTATAGGAGGCCAAGTCAGAATTGGCATGGACTTGACTTGGCCAAGAACACGTACAGAAAGGATGTAACACCTCTAAGCAAAAAATACAACAGTCAAAcctggtgcaattacaccagCCAGGTCATTTCGGTCTCGTCCACGTGTCCTAAGGTGTTGCCCAAGGGgatgtttcttatctgtggggacagagtaTGGTCAGGCATTCCATCTCAGCTCCAGGGAGGACCGTGTAGCCTTGGCAAACTTGCTACCCTAactccaaataaaacccaaattctagaatggaggaaggaaaaacaattggCTCGTAAAAAACGATCCTATAACCAATTCGACTCAAATTGTGATTCGCAGCTTTACAATTGGGGCAAAACCAAGAGAATCGCTGCATCCATATTCCTTCCGTGGTATGCAGCGGCAAAGGCCCTTGGTGAGCTTTCTCACCTGGAGTGTTGGGTCAACAAGAATGCCAACGCTACGTCTGCCGCCCTCTCAGACCTCTTGGCAGACGAACAGACCACCAGGCATGCAACCCTACAAAATCGGGCTGCTATAGACTTCCTACTCTTAGCCCATGACCACAGCTGCGAGGACTTTGACGGGTTGTGTTGCTTCAACCTGTCATCGAGAAGCAAATCCATCCAGGCCCACATCAAACAAATAAGAGAGCAAGTGAAAGATCTAAAAACTGAAAACCCCTCGGCTGCTGACCCAGTGGACAAGACGTTCTCGCAGTGGGGCATCCCCGGATGGGCAGCCCCCATCGTTAAAGGACTCATTTGGATTTTAGTTatcatttttcttatttttgttgcgttagctatttttaaacattatttagTTAAGACTTTTGGGACTGCTTTTTTAGTTAATAAAGACgggggagatgtgggagggggtgtggttggtgacctccctgctttaccatgggaggccacagatgtgtag